A window of the Ficedula albicollis isolate OC2 unplaced genomic scaffold, FicAlb1.5 N00491, whole genome shotgun sequence genome harbors these coding sequences:
- the LOC101810154 gene encoding protein S100-A4-like yields the protein MACPLEQALAVVVATFHKYSGKEGDKYKLNKAELQELLLKELPSFSKQTSEASLQQLMNSLDCNSDSEVDFQEYVTFLACMAMMCNDFFRELPDKMPRKKFGVLALGEPPVPLCRSRAGPGSASLGTLEVLSLVVSLILAAIAATSSFIYR from the exons ATGGCGTGTCCCCTGGAGCAGGCGCTGGCCGTGGTGGTCGCCACCTTCCACAAATACTCGGGCAAGGAGGGCGACAAGTACAAGCTGAACAAAGCcgagctccaggagctgctgctgaaggagctgccGAGTTTCAGC aaaCAAACCAGCGAGGCGAGTTTGCAGCAGCTGATGAACAGCCTGGACTGCAACAGCGACAGCGAGGTGGATTTCCAGGAGTACGTGACCTTCCTGGCCTGCATGGCCATGATGTGCAACGACTTCTTCCGGGAGCTGCCCGACAAGATGCCGCgcaagaaatt CGGAGTGTTGGCGCTGGGGGAGCCCCCGGTGCCGCTCTGCCGATCCCGGGCTGGTCCTGGCTCCG CCTCGCTGGGCACGCTGGAGGTTCTGTCGCTCGTGGTCAGCCTGATCCTGGCGGCCATCGCGGCCACGTCCTCCTTCATCTACAGGTGA
- the S100A13 gene encoding protein S100-A13, with the protein MATGEAGELGELTELEVAIERIVTVFATFAAKEGRKGSLTAGEFKELVRLQLPNLMKDVPSLEEKMSELDVNNDEELRFGEYWRLIGELARAMRRERAAKK; encoded by the exons ATGGCCACGGGCGAGGCGGGCGAGCTGGGCGAGCTGACGGAGCTGGAGGTGGCCATCGAGCGCATCGTCACCGTGTTCGCCACCTTCGCGGCCAaggagggcaggaagggctCGCTGACCGCGGGCGAGTTCAAGGAGCTGGTGCGGCTGCAGCTGCCCAACCTGATGAAG GATGTGCCCTCGCTGGAGGAGAAGATGAGCGAGCTGGACGTGAACAACGACGAGGAGCTGCGGTTCGGGGAGTACTGGCGGCTGATCGGGGAGCTGGCCCGGGCCATGCGCAGGGAGAGAGCGGCCAAAAAGTGA
- the LOC101809957 gene encoding atrial natriuretic peptide receptor 1-like — MGTPGAVGESGPFGGCEGTPNPPGVGPPRPGAAPPSPPRPQDILENESITLDWMFRYSLTNDIVKGMQFLHSGVFVSHGNLKSSNCVVDSRFVLKITDYGLESFRPATDGDDSHALFAKKLWTAPELLRMEEPPARGTQKGDVYSFGIILQEIALRCGVFYREGAELSPKGQVPGPPDVSLDPLMSPRTPRCVPGPPDVESSTNILDNLLSRMEQYANNLEELVEERTQAYLEEKRKAEALLYQILPHSVAEQLKRGETILCKVNFKKFKKA; from the exons ATGGGGACCCCCGGGGCTGTGGGGGAATCGGGACCCTTCGGGGGGTGCGAGGGGACCCCGAATCCTCCGGGGGTT gggcccccccggCCCGGGGCCGCCCCTCCCTCACCCCCGCGCCCCCAGGACATCCTGGAGAACGAGAGCATCACCCTGGACTGGATGTTCCGCTACTCCCTCACCAACGACATCGTCAAG GGGATGCAGTTCCTGCACAGCGGGGTTTTCGTGTCCCACGGGAACCTCAAGTCCTCCAACTGCGTGGTGGATTCGCGCTTCGTGCTCAAGATCACGGACTACGGGCTCGAGAGCTTCCGCCCGGCAACGGACGGCGACGACAGCCACGCGCTGTTCGCCA agaagctctggaCGGCGCCGGAGCTGCTGCGCATGGAGGAGCCGCCGGCGCGCGGGACGCAGAAAGGCGACGTGTACAGCTTCGGCATCATCCTGCAGGAGATCGCGCTGCGCTGCGGCGTCTTCTACCGGGAGGGCGCCGAGCTGAGCCCCAAAGGTCA GGTCCCCGGGCCCCCCGATGTGTCCCTGGATCCCCTGATGAGTCCCCGGACCCCCCGATGTGTCCCCGGACCCCCCGatgt ggagagcagcaccaACATCCTGGACAACCTGCTGAGCCGCATGGAGCAGTACGCCAACAacctggaggagctggtggaggAGCGCACGCAGGCGTACCTGGAGGAGAAGCGCAAGGCCGAGGCTCTGCTCTACCAGATCCTGCCCCA CTCGGTGGCGGAGCAGCTCAAGCGGGGCGAGACAATACTCTgtaaagttaattttaaaaaattcaaaaaagcCTAA
- the S100A16 gene encoding protein S100-A16 isoform X2 has protein sequence MGECTDLEWAVQVLVNNFDKYSSRCCCCKNPRRISKKDFRKMLSRELNHMLTDTGNRRAADKLICDLDENKDGRISFEEYWTLIGGIASPIAQIIRQQEQSVKFTK, from the exons ATGGGCGAGTGCACGGACCTGGAATGGGCCGTGCAGGTGCTGGTGAACAACTTTGACAAGTACTCgagccgctgctgctgctgcaagaacCCGCGGCGCATCAGCAAGAAGGATTTCCGGAAGATGCTCAGCCGCGAGCTCAACCACATGCTGACG GACACCGGGAACCGCCGCGCCGCCGATAAACTCATCTGCGACCTGGATGAGAACAAGGACGGGCGCATCAGCTTCGAGGAGTACTGGACCTTGATAGGCGGCATCGCCAGCCCCATCGCGCAGATCATCcgccagcaggagcagagcgTCAAATTCACCAAGTAG
- the S100A16 gene encoding protein S100-A16 isoform X1 — protein MQATMGECTDLEWAVQVLVNNFDKYSSRCCCCKNPRRISKKDFRKMLSRELNHMLTDTGNRRAADKLICDLDENKDGRISFEEYWTLIGGIASPIAQIIRQQEQSVKFTK, from the exons ATGCAG GCCACCATGGGCGAGTGCACGGACCTGGAATGGGCCGTGCAGGTGCTGGTGAACAACTTTGACAAGTACTCgagccgctgctgctgctgcaagaacCCGCGGCGCATCAGCAAGAAGGATTTCCGGAAGATGCTCAGCCGCGAGCTCAACCACATGCTGACG GACACCGGGAACCGCCGCGCCGCCGATAAACTCATCTGCGACCTGGATGAGAACAAGGACGGGCGCATCAGCTTCGAGGAGTACTGGACCTTGATAGGCGGCATCGCCAGCCCCATCGCGCAGATCATCcgccagcaggagcagagcgTCAAATTCACCAAGTAG
- the LOC101807866 gene encoding protein S100-A14 — translation MGNHREGVPARRRFPAPRWRRARLPNETPRTAELPLTHTSRYKTPARISPRTPGPARAAAPPDPTAEERPPETPRDPRGAASSRMGQCNCRKKRKDGQELTDVERAIETVISQFHCYAVKGQKEYLTPNEMQELVVQKLPHLGKCVGPLEEKIECMGDPNEAKLEFGEYWDMMGDAAKGCRRK, via the exons ATGGGGAACCATAGGGAAGGAGTCCCGGCCAGGAGGCGTTTCCCGGCCCCACGCTGGCGCCGGGCCAGGCTCCCAAATGAGACGCCTCGCACCGCGGAGCTCCCACTCACTCACACCTCCCGGTATAAAACCCCGGCCCGCATCAGCCCGCGCACACCCGGGCCAGCCCGAGCTGCAG ctcccccGGACCCCACCGCAGAGGAGAGACCCCCAGAGACCCCCAGAGACCCCCGAGGAGCcgccagcagcaggatgggccAGTGCAACTGCCGCAAGAAGCGCAAG GACGGCCAGGAGCTGACGGACGTGGAGCGCGCCATCGAGACGGTGATCAGCCAGTTCCACTGCTACGCCGTGAAGGGCCAGAAGGAATACCTGACCCCCAACGAGatgcaggagctggtggtgcAGAAGCTGCCGCACCTGGGCAAG TGCGTGGGACCCCTGGAGGAGAAGATCGAGTGCATGGGCGACCCGAATGAAGCCAAGCTGGAGTTCGGGGAGTACTGGGACATGATGGGGGACGCGGCCAAGGGCTGCCGGAGGAAGTAG